The Desulfurispira natronophila genome contains the following window.
GGCTCTGGGAATCATGCTGATTGCTCCCTTGGGCTGGATTGACCCGGTCATATCCATCATTATTGCCCTCTACATTATTAAGGAAGCTCTGCCACTTTTGCTTAAGGTTTTTCATGAACTTACGGAAAGCGCATTGCCGCAGGAGCAGATTGCAGCAATTACAGAGATTGTGGGGAGTGATCCCAGCATCATCGATATGCACGACTTGCGTACGCGGCGCAGCGGCTCAAACAAGATTATGGATATGCATATCACTGTCTGCCGCCACTACACCCTTGAGCAGGCCCATGACATAGCCCATAGCATGGAGGAAAGGCTTCAGCGCAGCTTTGCTGGAGCCAGTGTTGTTATTCATGTGGATCCATGCGTGGTGGCCCACTGCAAGACAACACTCCCTGGCACTTGCCCGCTGGAGTCTGCGAGGGAAATTGAGACATAAATCCCGCCATCTTGGCGACTTACATTAAACTCTACATACTCACCCGCAAAGGAGTTGAACATGACATTCGCCGTACATCGCTTTCGCTTTTGGTTTGCACTGGCTGCAATACTTTTAAGCAGTATAACCGCCTATGCTTCCAATAGCCTCACAGCCTGCTATAACGCCTACTATATATTCAAGGTAGGCGAAACCTGTATTACTTACACACTGAATGATCGCGAGGAGCTTGAGGTGGAGTCCTTCGCCCGCAGCGCAGGAATGGTGAATGCGGTTCGGCGCTTTACAGAAGAGAGCCGTTCGGTGCTGTCGCTGGACCCCATGCAGCCCAAATCATTTTATCAGCGTCAATCCAATCGACGCGGCTCGCGAGTGCACGATTATATATTCGAAGGTGACCAAGTAAACTACACCGTAGCGCGCTTCAATACCGATGGATCGCTGCGACGCATTGAGTCCGACACGCAGGATCTTCCTGGCGTATTTGAGCCCTACTCCCTGAGCCTTTTCATCCAGTTGACCGGTGAACAGCGAGGCGAGCTTCCCCTTTTTTTTGGGGGAGAAACGGGTAGTGTGGAATTTCGTGAGCGGGGTACCAGTACTATTGAAGCTGCTGGAGAGACCTTTAGAACCAAACGGCTTGATATTATCCCCAAAGCTCGTGATGAGGATGGAGCCCTTTCTCCTGAGGGAAACTGGCGCTTCTGGATCGACAAGGAGACTGGGCTTTTGGTGCAAATGCGCATTAGTGTAGCGGTGGGGAGTGCCACCATTACTCTGAGTGATATGTCAGGTAACAAGCGACTTCTTGAGCGAATTAAACTTCCGCCCTTATAATCACTTTCAACCTGATATCGTGCAGCCCCCCCGGGTGGAGTCAACCTGAAACAGATTCACGGGCAGTGGAGGGTGGAGGCGTTTCTTGCTGGTCGAAGAGCTCGAGCCACTTATCGATCTGATTCAGCATATCATCAAAGCGGGGATTGTAGGTTAGGCGCCGCAAAGCATAGCCTTGCTTACTGTCCCTGATAAACACCTCGCCAGACCAGGCATTAAATGACTTGCGACAGCGCTTCACATCATCGGCATCGGAGTAGTGCAGGCAGTTACGATAACGCCCATCTTTACCATAATGGGGGTCATCGGGAGGATAGGGGAGACTGATGTGGGAAAAGTGATAGATATTCTGCTGTGGCAAGTAACTGTTGAAAACCCAGGTGCGCTGTTCAGCATCAAAGGAGTCAGTTTGGCTTTTTTGAAAGAGGAGCAGACGACTATGAGGATGGGGCGCCTGCTCGGCAAAAAACTGCTGGGTATGCCAAGTGCTTACCGTGGCATCATCAGCTGTTGCAGCGATAAATAACGGGACCGATACCGGTCTGTGGTGCAAAAGCATCTGGTTGTGCTCAATCAGACGCTGAACCTGCAAGGCCGCATTAAAGGCAAAAGACTCATATTTCACCAGATCGGCGTCGTCGGCTTTACGCAACCAGCTCGCCAGACGGGTTACAGCGGGCAGGGCCCGCGCAAAAGGGCTGTCTATGGCTATGGCAGGGGCAATGAGTATCAAACCTTGTAGCGGGGTCATGCCTTCCAGGGCTTGCTGGATAGCCAAGGTGCCTCCAGTGGAGTAGCCTCCCATAAATACCTGATGCGCATCTTGATTCAATTGGTGCAGTCCGTATTCGACCGTCCCAATCCACTGCTGGTAATCAATGTCCAGCAGGTCACCCGGGACAGTGCCATGACCCGGCAAGAGGACGGTACGAACGAGGAAACATCGCTGCGCCAAGTGCTTTCCCAGGGCAACCATACTATATGGAGAGTCAGTCAATCCGTGTACCAGCAAAATGCCTTTTTCCGCTTTACCGTTTACTTTCGGGCACTGGGACGAAGGTGGGATTTCGAAGGGTGCGTTGGCCTCGATGCTGAACTCAAGAAGCTCTTTGTCCAAAGTTTTTTTGTGGGGCATGGTTTGATGCACATCCACAATCATAGCCCGGGTTTGTGCAAGATATTCAGCAAAGGGAGTATCGGCACTGGGGGGGGAGCCCGTATGGTGATCAGTGGGCAGCAGGCGTGGGGGAACCGGTTGCATGTATTTCCACAGCAGTGCCGCGGCAATGGCGCACAGTAGAGTGGTAAACAGTATCAGAAGGTTTTTTTTCATCAACAACTCCTCCAGACGAGGCCGGCGCAGAGATACGTGCTCACGGTAAACGTGCTGCAACAGTGATGTTTCACCAGCAAGAATTCAGGTTCGTGAGTAGCTCCTTTCACTGTAACAGTTCCCGGACAATAAATCTTCCCTTGAAATGTCCCTGGTGGTGCCTATACTAGAAAGCTTGCCATAAAAATTGAGCGCAAGAGTGGGTATATCGCTGACTATGAGAAAAATTCGTCCATCCAGCATCGAGCGGGTTCTCGCCGCTACAGATATTGCCGCTATTATTGGCGCACACGTACATCTTCGCAAAGCTGGCGGCAGGCTCAAGGGCCTGTGTCCCTTCCACCAGGAAAAGACTCCCTCTTTTAGTGTTGACCCTGAGAAAAGATTATATCACTGCTTCGGATGCCAGGCAGGGGGGAACAGCGTCAGCTTTTTGATGGAAAAACAAGGGATGGGTTTTGTGGAGGCCATTGAGTATCTGGCGGAGCGTTCAGGGGTGGAGCTTGAGTATGAGTCCGGTGCCGAGCCCCAGGTTGACAATCACAGGGAGCATTTGCTGGCCCTGAATCGCCGCGTCCTGTTGAGCTTTCGCAATCAGCTGGCCAAGGTCTCTTCTGCCCAGCAGTATCTGCAGTCACGCCACTTGACCCAGCGCACCATTGATGACTTTGGTTTGGGTTACGCCGATGGTCGTGAGGAATCACTGCAGGAACTTTTTGAAGACTCCCGTGATGATTTGTTGGAGCTCGGTTTGCTGGCCCAGGATCAAGATCGTGTCTACGATCGCTTTCGCCAGCGCATCATGTTTCCCCTCTGGGATGTGCGGGGCCAGGTGGTGGGCTTTGCCGGTCGGGACCTTTCCGGGCGCAGTCCGGCCAAGTATATGAACTCCCCCGAATCGGATCTGTTTGATAAAAAACGTCTGCTCTACGGTTACCACCTGGCCAGAGGAGCTATACGTACCCGTCGTCGCGCCTTTGTGGTGGAGGGATATTTCGATGTTATTCGGGCCCACCAATGTGGCCTGACGGAGACGGTGGCCATTATGGGTACCAGTTTCTCCGTCCACCACGCCCGCCTGCTGGGTCCCCAGACGGCGGTATACCTTGTCTTCGATGGTGACTCGGCGGGGTTCAAGGCCGCTCTGCGCAGCAGTGAAATTTTGACTCAGTGTGACATCATCGCACGGGTGGTTTTTTTGCCGGAAGGCGAAGATCCGGACTCTTTTTTGCAACGCAACACACCCGAGCGTTTTGAGGAATTGGTGGCCAGCGCCAGGGACATCGGTGAGTTTCTCATTGATCAGCGCATCAACAGCGGTCAGGGCGATGTGGCGAGTTTGGCAGTGGCCGTAAAAGAGTTGCGGGAGTTTATCGCACGTATTCCCGACAGCATTAAGCGGCAGGCTTACACCAATTACCTGCGGGAATTAACTCATATAGACCCCTTTGGGCAGGGAGCAAAGCCATCCTTGCGGAGTGGTTCACCAGCTACGGGTATCCGTAGGCCCGGTAATGTTGCCAGAAAAAACACTCGTCACCATAAAAAGCCCATTGATAAAATGTACGTGGAGAAATACCTTCTTAGAGTAATGTTTCATTCAGATGACCTGTTTGAGGAGATTTCCCACGCCTTGGGAGGCGATATGCTCAGTTCACCGTTCAGTGAACTGAAAAACCATGCCACCAAACTCCACCTGCAGGATGCCGATCTGGACGAGATTCAAAAAAATCTTTCCCAGGGAGCCTTGGGTGAAGCCCTGGAGCAGGTGATGCAAATCGACCTGGGCGAAGTTGATATAGAACAGATGCGCCACGAAATAAACCACAAGATAGAAAACCTGTATTTGCGCAAACGTCACCAGGCGCTGAAGCGACGCCTCTTTGCCTCCCCGGCGGAGGCGTCTGGCTCAGATGTCAGTGAACCGGAGCGGCAACAGATGCTACAGGAACTTATGGATATCCAAAGGGAGCTTTCACTTTGAAAAAACACGACGAATCTTCCCTGGGAGGAACTGACTCAATGAAGAGCACCACCGTCGAAGATCAAAAACTCTTTACCAGCCTGATGGAGCGCAGCAAGGAGCGAGGGTTCATCACCTACGAGGAACTCAACGAACATCTGCCCAAGGGAAACAACGATCCGCAGCTGATTGAGTCCATTATTGAGAATCTCAGTCGCATCGGCATCCGTCTGGTGGCTACCAGCAAGCTTAAAAGCAAATCCCTGGACGGAGCTGACGAGCTCACTGCCTATATCAAGGAGCAGCGTGCGGCTATTGAGCGGGAGGAAGCTGAGGGTGACGAAACAAGGGAGGAGAGCACTTCCGAGGAAACGGAAGAAACCACTCTCGACCTTACCCCTGACACTTCTTTTCGCACAGACGACCCGGTGCGACTCTACCTCAAGGAAATGGGCACTGTTCCCCTGCTTACCCGTGAGGGAGAGGTGGACATTGCCAAGAAAATCGAGGCGGGATATGAAAAGATAATCAGTTCTCTGATTGTCATTCCCAAGGCCGTCAGCACTCTGCAGGAGATGGCCGGACGCCTGGAGCAGGGTGAAATCAGCCTCAAAGATATCATCATGCTGGATGACGAAGTGGGCAGCATGGGTATTATTGGCAACAGCACTTCCTACGAGGAAGATGAAGAAAACGAAGAGGGCGAAGACGCTGCCACCACTCAGCACGTTCGTACGGAAAATGCTACGGAAATGCGGGATTTTGTAGTGGAGTCAGTACAGAAGATCGCCAGCATGAGCGACCTGCTGCATGAGTACCGCAACCAGGGAGATACCGACCGGTACCATGACTGTATCGAGACTATAACCGCTACCATATCGGAAATTCGCCTGACCAACGAAACCATCTCCCGCATCAGTAATATGATCAAGGAGCAATATCAACAACTTCGCAAAAGCCACAGCGAAGTTAACAAGATTACCAAGCTCACCGGCCTGGCAGTTGAGGATCTTCGCTACCTGTGCTCGGAAGAAGCCCCTGTGAGTCATGTGGAGTCTGCAGCCAGCAAAAGCAGCATGCGCCTTGAGGACTTTCAGCGTTTGCTGGCAAAAGTGACGAACAACGTGCGCACCATGGATGAGATAGAGCAGGATATGGGAATCAACATCCCCGATCTGATGAGTATTGTGCAGAAAGTGCGCGAGGGTGAGGAAGAGTCAAAGTCTGCCAAAATGCAGCTGATCGAGGCAAACCTGCGCCTGGTCGTTTCTATTGCCAAGAAATACACCAACCGTGGGTTGCAATTTCTCGATCTGATCCAGGAAGGCAATATAGGCCTTATGAAAGCGGTGGATAAGTTTGAGTACCGCCGCGGTTACAAGTTCTCTACCTACGCCACCTGGTGGATACGTCAGGCTATAACCCGCGCCATAGCGGACCAGGCCCGCACCATTCGTATCCCGGTGCATATGATCGAGACTATCAACAAGCTCATTCGCACCAGCCGCAATCTGGTACAGGAGCTTGGCAGAGAGCCCACCCCCGAGGAAATTGCAGAAAAAATGGAGTTGCCGGTGGAGCGAGTGCGCAAGGTGCTAAAGATCGCCAAGGAGCCCATTAGCCTGGAAACTCCTATTGGTGAAGAGGAGGACTCGTCCCTGGGGGACTTTATCGAAGACAAGAATAGCGTTTCTCCTGCCGATGCAGTCATCAGTTTCAACCTCAAAGAGCAAGTGCGCTCGGTTCTGCATACACTCAATGCCAGGGAAGCAGAAGTACTCAAACTGCGATTTGGAATTGATACAGACAGTGACCACACCCTGGAGGAAGTGGGCAAAAAATTCAGTGTCACCAGGGAGCGCATACGCCAGATCGAGGCAAAGGCACTGCGCAAACTGCGCCATCCAACTCGCAGCAAGGTTTTGCGTACATTCCTGGAGCCCTGACCGGCAGCTACTGGCCAAAGTGACCAGAGCCCATCAGCGTCCTTTCCGCCTGGCGGAAGGGACGCTGGCGTTTGCATATGCCAAAATTCTCCCTCACATACTCCAGGGGAAACAGGGAAAAAGCAAATTTTCCCGCCACAAGGCTTGAAGCCACCCGGCAATCGTCATAGAATACAGCCGTATTTATATAGAATTCGCATTTTAACGTCCTTGACGACGACACAGATAAGAGGAAATTCATGCAAAAATCGTATCTCATGGCCCCCGGTCCCACTCCGGTTCCCGAGCAAGTGGCCCTGCGAATGGCTGCCCCCGCTATCCATCACCGAACTCCTCAGTTCTCTCGCCTGTTTCGCGAAACCCACGAAGGCCTCAAGTATTTGCTACAGACAGAAAATGATGTGCTGATGCTGGCCAGCAGTGGTTCCGGTGCTATGGAAGGAGCGGTGGTAAACGCCATGAGCTCCAGCGAGAAGGCTATTGTCATCAATGGTGGCAAGTTCGGCGAGCGCTGGGGCAAGATATGTGAGGCTTATGGGCTGGAAGTTCTGTGGCTCAACTACCCCTGGGGAGCTCCAGCTGATCCGGCCCAGGTGGAAGAGCTGCTCTTGCAGCACGAGAATGTGGGAGCAGTCTTTGTGCAAGCCTGTGATACAGCATCCACGGTAGCCCATCCTGTGGCCTGCCTGGGGAAGTTGGTACAAAAACATCCTCGCACACTGCTGGTAGTTGATGGTATTACCGCCGTGGGAGCTGCTGATATTGCTATGGACCGGGACGGTATTGACATGCTCCTGGTGGGCTCCCAAAAGGCACTGATGTTGCCACCAGGCCTGGCCTGCGTGGGGGTAAGTACGAAAGCCTGGGAGAAGATCAGCCAGTCGGATATGCCCCGGTTCTACTTTGACTTTCAAAAAGAACGCAAAGCACTGGCCAAAGACACTACGGCCTATACTCCAGCTGCTTCCCTCATAACTGGCCTCCATGAGGTTTTGGCTATGATTCGCCAAGAGGGATTGGCTCATCTGCACAAACGCACTGAGCTGTTGGCCCGCGCCGCCCGTGCAGGTCTGCAAGCCCTGGGGCTGGAGCTCTTGGCTCCTGCCGCTCCAGCTGCATCCTGCAGCGGTGCCAGGTTACCCGAGTCTCTTGACGGCAAAGCTCTTGTCCGCTACCTCAGAGACACTATGGGTGTCACCGTTGCTGGCGGCCAGGACCACCTGGAAGGAAAAATTATTCGTATAAACCACATGGGCTATGTTGACAGCTTTGATATAGTAACGGCCCTCGCGGCCTTGGAAATGGCACTGCACCGTTTTGGGCAGCCAGTAAAACTGGGGCAGGGTGTAGCCGCGGCCCAGGAAATACTTCTGGAAAGGTATCCATCATGAAAATCGTAGTATGTGATCGGCTGGAGCCGCAAGCCGAAGCCAGACTACAGCAGCAGTGCTCTAACCTGGTTCTCCTTCAATCCCCCGATCGCGACGAAATCATTTGCCAGGCTACGGATGCTGATGCTCTTATTGTGCGCAGTCACACTACAATCGACCGCAGTATCATAGAGGCTTGCCCTTCATTGCGGGTTATTGGCCGTGCCGGCTCCGGCTCCTATAATATTGATGTAGAAGCCGCCAGCAAAAACGGCATTGTCGTACTCCATACTCCTGTAATCTCCAGTACCTCAACTGCCGAACTGACTATCGCTCTTATGATTGGGGCAGCTCGCAAGCTGGGACAAGCCGTGGATAGCCTGCAGCAGGGGTTGTGGGATCGTGGTGCCCTCAAGGGTATTGAGCTTTCGGGGGAGACTCTGGGTATTGTCGGTTATGGAAATATTGGTAAGCGTGTTGGCGAAATCGCTCGGGCCATGGGTATGGAGGTATTGGCCCACGATCCCTATGTTCGCTACCAGCCAGGAGAAAGTCCCACAATCAATATGTTGGAGCGCGACGAGATGCTGCGCCGCTCCCGAGTAGTGGTCGTAACCTGCCCCCTTACTGATGAAACCCGGGGGATGTGTGACGGTGCTTTCTTCAACGCCATGGCAGACGACTCGCTGTTTGTCAACGTGGGACATGGCCTGGTGGTAGACGAAGAGGCCCTGGTGGCTGCCATTGACCAGAATAAGCTTTTCGGAGCGGCCCTGGATGTATTTGCCCAGGAGCCTGCTGACGCACAGGCTGCGGTAGTCGCTCATCCCCGAATCTTGACTACCCCCCACATTGGTGCTGCCACCCGCAAGGCCCAGGAGGGTGTATGTCAGGATGTTGTTGACAAGGTGCTTGGGTTCTTGGAAAGCGGCTACATATCAGGCTCCATCAATATGCCGGTCATTGGTGAGGGCGGAGAGCTGAATATCTCCGGCTATGTAGATCTGGCCGGCAAACTGGCTTCCATGGTTTCGCAGTTGGACGAGGAAACCAGCTCCTTACAGCTTCATGTGCATGGACGCCTTGCCTTTGGCGAAACATCTGCCCTTGAAAGCCGCGTGGCACGAGAATTTTTGCAGGCTCGAAACATTGATGCCAACGATATCAATGGCCGCTTTTTACTGGGAGATCACCGTATTTCCTTTAGTTTGCATACCCGTGAGCAAGGAGCTTCCTTTGTTAACGAAGTGCAGTTGCAGACCGATAACTACCGTATAAAGGGAACCTTGCTGGCAGACAAATATCCTCGTATTGTCGAAGTGAATGAGTTCAAAGTGGAAGCTATTCCCCAGGGAACCATGCTCTTTTTCCGCAACTACGATCGACCAGGGGTTATCGGCAACCTGGGGCAGCTGCTGGGAGCCCGCAATATCAACGTGGCCAATATGCGTCTGGGTTTTCGCGGTGATGATGAAGCTATCGCTATGGTCAATATTGATACCACTGTTGATTCCCACACTATTGATGAAATTACCCGAATCGAAAATATTATCGACTGCTATCAACTGGAGTTCACATGAACCGCACCCCTCAGGAACCTCGCGATATTCCCAAGGGATTTCGGGCCTACCTGAGTCAGGAGGCTGAGGCCCTGGCTTCTACCGAGGCTTCCCTTGTCCAGACCTTTGCTAACTGGGGTTATGAGCGCCTCTACACCCCCAGCCTGGAGTACGAGGATGTCATTGGTCGAGGTCTCAATGACCGCATTCTCACCAACAGCTATCGCATCATTGATACCCTCACTGGGCGGGTACTGCTGTTACGCCCCGACTTTACCCCATCTATCGCCCGTGCCTACTCTACTGCCACAACGCAGCTGGGTCAGTGTGCCCGCTTATGCTACAGCGGTCCCGTCTTTCGCTCTATTAACAAGCATGAAGGCAACCGAGCCCAAACCTGGCAGGCTGGATGTGAGTTCTTTGGTTGCGATTCACTTTTTGCTGATCAGGAGATTATTGAGCTGTGCCTGCAGGCGGTGCAAAAGGTAAACTCTCACAATCTCAACCTGGTATTGACCCACAGCGGTTTTATTCGCGGAGTACTGCAAGCACTGGAGGTTGCGCCTGCTATAGAGCAGGCTATGGTGGAGACTCTGCATCGCAAAGATGCCACCGACCTGGAGGCTCTGCTAGCAGAGTCGGGGACCACCTACTCCAACCGAGAAGTTTTGCTGAAGTTGCCATCCCTTATTGGAGACCAGGCAGTGATTGAAAAGGCGCGAGACCTGGTGATCAATCCTGTTTCGCTGGCTGCTCTGGACGAGCTGCAAACTCTGGTGGAAATGCTGAGCGACCTTGATGTCACTATCACGATCGACCTCTCAGAGCTTTCTAACCTCAATTATTATACTGGCTGCAGTTTTGAATTGTATGATGAGGATTGTGATATCAAGGTCGCCGGAGGCGGCCGCTACGATAATCTTACTGCCAAATACGACTGCCCGACCCCTGCCGTAGGCTTTGCCATCAATACGAGCCACTTGTGTACTGCCGGACAAACTGGCGAGACCCAGCCAAACCTGGATTATTTTGTCTACAGTGAAAGTGATGACCTGCAAAAAGTGCAGCAGGAAGTGCAGCGTCTGCGCAGTGAAGGACAACGGGTCAGCTGGTCCCTGGCTGAAGGCGCATCCAGCTGGAAAGGGCGGGCCGTTAACAGTCTGCAGCTCCCCTGACTCTCTAAATGTTTCCTCTTTTACGTATAATGCAACCATCAACCGGGCATTCGGCTCAAGTCCCATGCCCACAGGAGTAAATGATAATGGCCAATCTCGTAATTCTCGGCGCCCAGTGGGGCGATGAAGGCAAAGGAAAAATCGTCGACCTGCTCTCGGAAAAATCTGACATTGTCGTTCGCTACCAGGGTGGCCACAATGCCGGTCATACGGTCAAGGTGGGTGACGATGAAACCATACTGCACCTGATTCCCAGTGGTATTCTCCACCCCGGCAAGATGTGTATCATTGGCCAGGGGGTAGTCGTAGACCCAAAGGCCCTGCTGGACGAGATTGAGGGGCTGGAAAAAAAAGGCATAGAGGTGGCAGGACGCCTGCTGATATCAGATCGCGCCAACCTCATCATGCCCTATCACCAGGTTATCGACAAATCCAATGAAAGTCACCGGGGTGAGAAAAAAATTGGTACGACCGGACGAGGTATCGGTCCCTGTTATGCAGACAAGATGGCTCGCATCGGCATTCGTTTTGTGGATCTGCTGGAAACTGAACTCTTTGCCGAGCGCTTGGCAGACAATCTGCAAAATTACAACTATATTTTGGAAAAGTTGTACCACCACCCGGATCTGAAGTTTGCCCAAATTTTCGCCGAGTACGAGGCTTATGGCAAGCGTTTGGCGCCATATATAGCTGATACTTCACAATACCTGGCAGAAGCCACAGCGCAGGGCCGCAAAATCATGTTTGAGGGCGCTCAGGGAACTCTGCTTGATGTGGACAATGGCACCTACCCCTATGTGACCTCTTCCTCATGTTGCACCGGTGGCAGCCTGACTGGCAGTGGCATTGGTCCACATGGTCTGAACCAAGTGGTAGGTGTCATGAAAGCGTATACCACTCGTGTGGGCGAAGGTCCTTTTCCCACTGAGCTTTTTGATAAGGACGGAGAAAAGTTGCGATCCGTAGGTCACGAGTTTGGAGCCACTACTGGTCGTCCACGTCGCTGTGGCTGGTTTGATGCCGTAGTAGGCCGTTATGCGGTTCGCACCAATGGCCTTACCGGCCTGGCCCTGACCAAACTGGATGTGCTTGATGACTTTGAGACCATTAAAATTTGCACCGGCTATCTTGTAGATGGGGAAAAAATCACTCATTTCCCCGCCAGTTTGACCAAACTTCGCAAGGTGGAGCCGGTATACGAGGAGCTTCCCGGTTGGAAAAGCTCTACCGTTGGTGCCAAAAGTGAGGCCGACCTTCCTGCCAATGCTGTCCGCTATATTCGTCGCATTGAAGAGCTGGTAGAGTGTCGCGCCATTCTGGTATCTACTGGCCCTAAGCGTGATCAGACCTATATTACTGAAGAGTTTAGCCAGCTACTCTCATGAGGCTTCCTCCATGCATAAATTCTGGCTGCTGATAACCTTGGCAGTGCTGGCTTTATTGACCATCAGCGGGTGCGCTGCCAAGCAGCCCAAAAACATTGACAATATTTGTGCTATTTTTGATCAGCGCCCGGCTTGGTACGACTATGCCAAACGCTCAGAGCGCCGATGGGGCACGCCGATACATGTGCAGTTTGCCATGATGCACCAGGAGTCCAGCTTTCGCAGTAGTGTGCGTCCACCCGGTCGGGTCAAACTGCTGGGATTTATTCCGGGCCCCCGTCGC
Protein-coding sequences here:
- a CDS encoding adenylosuccinate synthase; amino-acid sequence: MANLVILGAQWGDEGKGKIVDLLSEKSDIVVRYQGGHNAGHTVKVGDDETILHLIPSGILHPGKMCIIGQGVVVDPKALLDEIEGLEKKGIEVAGRLLISDRANLIMPYHQVIDKSNESHRGEKKIGTTGRGIGPCYADKMARIGIRFVDLLETELFAERLADNLQNYNYILEKLYHHPDLKFAQIFAEYEAYGKRLAPYIADTSQYLAEATAQGRKIMFEGAQGTLLDVDNGTYPYVTSSSCCTGGSLTGSGIGPHGLNQVVGVMKAYTTRVGEGPFPTELFDKDGEKLRSVGHEFGATTGRPRRCGWFDAVVGRYAVRTNGLTGLALTKLDVLDDFETIKICTGYLVDGEKITHFPASLTKLRKVEPVYEELPGWKSSTVGAKSEADLPANAVRYIRRIEELVECRAILVSTGPKRDQTYITEEFSQLLS